A genomic region of Colletes latitarsis isolate SP2378_abdomen chromosome 7, iyColLati1, whole genome shotgun sequence contains the following coding sequences:
- the Mi-2 gene encoding chromodomain-helicase-DNA-binding protein Mi-2 homolog isoform X5, with protein MASDEEVDESYAGEDDIEETGGQVSNVNQQVDGSSDAEESQRLEEDDDYEPEERKKKKGKKRKARSEDKKGKKKKKKKKSDSGDESDFGGGGEAGDVAGEDSDYAGNRKSRKSSSRKSSSHTASAPSSQEPTTGMPTIEEVCNTFGLTDVQIEYTDADFQNLTTYKLFQQHVRPLLAKENPKVPMSKLMMLVAAKWRDFSELNPHTQPDADVASANVDEDSRNSRANRSGTVQEGEDEEDDDEDSDRKRKSRGSRAKKGKKASKVPTLKIKLGKRKRGSSDEEAEGSGAGSDRDSDMEFEQMLADAEEPPGADGTTKGNAEENGVEPPAEPPIRRKAKTKIGNKTKKKKKTKTTSKFPDGEEGLQTDHQDYCEVCQQGGEIILCDTCPRAYHLVCLEPELEETPEGKWSCPHCEGEGAAEDDDEHMEFCRICKDGGELLCCDSCTSAYHTHCLNPPLSEIPDGDWKCPRCSCPPLRGKVAKILTWRWKDCPEMPSEEPSTSKAAPKQRKMREFFVKWADMSYWHCDWITELQLDVFHPLMFRNYSRKYDMDEPPKLEEPLDESDSRVKRLKEQDGATNRDEYNLEERFYRYGVRPEWLVVHRVINHRLSRDGRATYLVKWRELGYDQATLEDEHEDIPGLKQAIEYYLDLRAANCCDGSSSRKGKKGEKSKGKKSKARELIDDEERTPKRYTPPPDKPTTDLKKKYERQPEYLDQTGMQLHPYQLEGLNWLRYSWGQGIDTILADEMGLGKTIQTITFLYSLYKEGHCKGPFLVSVPLSTIINWEREFETWAPDFYCVTYVGDKDSRIVIRENELSFEEGAVRGGRASKIRSSQIKFNVLLTSYELISIDSACLGSIDWAVLVVDEAHRLKSNQSKFFRLLASYNIAYKLLLTGTPLQNNLEELFHLLNFLCRDKFNDLAAFQNEFADISKEEQVKKLHELLGPHMLRRLKADVLKNMPSKSEFIVRVELSPMQKKYYKYILTRNFEALNPKGGGQQVSLLNIMMDLKKCCNHPYLFPAASQEAPTAPNGSYETSALIKAAGKLVLLSKMLKRLRDGGHRVLIFSQMTKMLDILEDYLEGEGYKYERIDGNITGAQRQEAIDRFNAPGAQQFVFLLSTRAGGLGINLATADTVIIYDSDWNPHNDIQAFSRAHRIGQANKVMIYRFVTRNSVEERVTQVAKRKMMLTHLVVRPGMGGKGANFSKQELDDILRFGTEELFKEEEGKEDEAIHYDDKAVAELLDRSKEGIEQKENWANEYLSSFKVASYVTKEGETEEEADTEIIKQEAENTDPAYWIKLLRHHYEQQQEDIARTLGKGKRVRKQVNYNDGVVTGDQGTRDDQPWQENLSDYNSDFSAPSDDDKEDDDFDEKGDGDLLSRRSRRRLERRDEKDRPLPPLLARVNGNIEVLGFNARQRKAFLNAIMRYGMPPQDAFNSQCILSHFRLVRDLRGKSEKNFKAYVSLFMRHLCEPGADNAETFADGVPREGLSRQHVLTRIGVMSLIRKKVQEFEHINGYYSMPEMIRKPVEPVKLESGVEGATGTSSTSATPATSNAPSPSPAATPTPTSALGTATSEISKSNSDASELKEYKEEQKDKETTDRKDVIKEEPKDSKDEEESSVEKDKDKENTKKEEDSEAEGIEKEKDKLDAKDEKSTMKHDDKIENNENKPKPESEEDVVIVKDDEEDTEKREDKDNKDKDVKDCDSEVIKPKRKFMFNIADGGFTELHTLWLNEEKAAVPGREYEIWHRRHDYWLLAGIVTHGYGRWQDIQNDIRFAIINEPFKMDVGKGNFLEIKNKFLARRFKLLEQALVIEEQLRRAAYLNLTQDPNHPAMSLNARFAEVECLAESHQHLSKESLAGNKPANAVLHKVLNQLEELLSDMKSDVSRLPATLARIPPVAQRLQMSERSILSRLAATAPGGSSSQSGQAALLAQQFPAGFSGGQLPATFAGAANFGNFRPQYSVPGQPPQGFTGS; from the exons ATGGCGTCTGACGAGGAGGTGGACGAGAGCTACGCGG GAGAAGATGATATAGAAGAAACTGGAGGTCAAGTTTCCAACGTTAATCAGCAAGTTGATGGTTCGTCTGATGCAGAAGAATCTCAAAGACTA GAAGAAGATGATgattatgagccagaggagcgaAAAAAGAAGAAGGGGAAAAAACGTAAAGCCCGTAGTGAAGATAAGAAgggaaagaagaagaaaaagaagaaaaaatctgATTCTGGAGAC GAAAGTGATTTTGGAGGTGGCGGTGAAGCAGGTGATGTAGCTGGAGAGGATAGTGACTATGCTGGTAACAGAAAAAGTAGAAAATCATCATCTAGGAAGTCATCCAGTCACACTGCATCAGCTCCTTCGAGTCAGGAACCCACAACAGGCATGCCTACTATAGAAGAAGTTTGTAATACCTTTGGATTGACTGATGTACAGATTGAATATACAGATGCAGACTTCCAGAATTTAACAACATATAAATTATTCCAACAACATGTCAGACCACTTCTAGCAAAGGAGAATCCTaaa GTTCCAATGTCAAAACTTATGATGTTGGTAGCTGCTAAGTGGCGAGACTTTTCCGAATTGAATCCACATACACAGCCAGATGCGGATGTGGCATCCGCGAATGTAGATGAAGATAGTAGAAATTCAAGAGCGAATCGCAGTGGAACGGTACAGGAAGGTGAAGACGAGGAGGACGATGACGAAGATAGCGATAGGAAACGAAAATCGAGAGGGTCCAGGGCGAAAAAAGGGAAAAAAGCTTCTAAAGTGCCAACGCTCAAAATAAAACTTGGAAAACGTAAACGAGGAAGTTCG GATGAGGAAGCAGAAGGTAGTGGCGCTGGTAGTGACAGAGATTCCGATATGGAGTTTGAGCAAATGTTGGCTGACGCAGAAGAGCCGCCCGGTGCAGATGGAACAACTAAAGGGAATGCTGAAGAAAATGGAGTCGAGCCACCTGCGGAACCACCTATTCGTAGGAAGGCAAAAACTAAAATTGGAAACAAaactaaaaagaagaaaaagacgAAGACTACATCGAAGTTTCCGGACGGAGAGGAAGGTCTTCAG ACTGACCATCAGGATTATTGTGAAGTGTGTCAACAAGGTGGAGAAATTATATTATGTGACACCTGCCCTAGAGCGTACCACTTGGTATGTCTAGAGCCGGAGTTGGAAGAAACGCCTGAAGGAAAATGGAGTTGTCCTCACTGCGAAGGAGAAG GCGCGGCCGAAGATGACGACGAACATATGGAATTCTGTAGAATATGTAAAGACGGTGGTGAATTGCTATGCTGCGATAGCTGTACTAGCGCTTACCATACGCATTGTTTAAATCCACCGCTCTCAGAGATTCCTGATGGTGACTGGAAGTGTCCTAGATGTTCTTGTCCGCCTTTACGTGGAAAAG TTGCTAAGATTTTAACATGGAGGTGGAAGGATTGCCCAGAGATGCCATCGGAAGAACCTTCTACAAGTAAGGCAGCTCCTAAGCAACGTAAGATGCGCGAGTTCTTTGTAAAATGGGCGGATATGTCGTATTGGCATTGTGACTGGATTACAGAATTACAGCTTGACGTTTTTCATCCTCTTATGTTCAG AAATTATTCACGAAAGTATGATATGGACGAACCTCCAAAATTGGAGGAACCGTTAGACGAAAGCGATTCCCGCGTAAAACGGTTAAAAGAGCAAGACGGTGCTACAAACAGAGATGAATATAATTTGGAAGAACGATTCTATCGTTATGGAGTTCGGCCAGAATGGCTAGTAGTGCACCGAGTAATTAATCATCGGTTATCAAGAGACGGCAGAGCAACGTATCTCGTTAAATGGAGAGAATTAGGATATGATCAAGCCACTTTGGAAGATGAACACGAAGATATTCCGGGTTTGAAGCAGGCCATCGAGTATTACTTGGATCTCAGAGCAGCGAACTGTTGCGATGGTAGTTCCTCTCGCAAGGGCAAGAAGGGTGAGAAGA GTAAAGGCAAAAAATCAAAAGCTCGTGAGCTCATCGATGATGAAGAGAGGACACCTAAACGGTACACACCACCACCTGACAAGCCTACCACCGATCTTAAGAAAAAGTATGAGCGACAACCAGAGTACTTGGATCAAACTGGAATGCAATTACATCCTTACCAATTAGAA GGTTTGAATTGGTTGAGATATTCCTGGGGCCAAGGTATAGACACGATCTTGGCAGACGAGATGGGTCTGGGAAAGACTATCCAAACTATCACTTTCCTGTACTCGTTGTACAAAGAAGGTCATTGCAAAGGACCTTTTCTCGTCTCAGTCCCTTTATCGACCATTATTAATTGGGAGCGTGAATTTGAAACATGGGCACCTGACTTCTATTGCGTCACTTATGTCG GCGACAAGGATAGTCGTATTGTGATACGAGAGAATGAATTGTCCTTTGAAGAGGGTGCTGTACGCGGTGGTCGAGCGTCGAAAATCCGATCGTCTCAAATCAAATTCAACGTGCTGCTCACCAGTTACGAACTTATTTCTATTGACTCTGCATGTTTGGGATCAATAGATTGGGCCGTATTAGTGGTAGACGAGGCGCACAGGCTGAAATCTAatcaatcaaaattctttagatTATTGGCATCTTATAACATCGCATATAAGTTATTGTTGACCGGTACTCCACTGCAGAATAACTTGGAAGAACTCTTCCATCTGTTAAACTTTTTGTGTCGTGACAAATTCAATGACTTGGCTGCGTTTCAAAATGAGTTCGCCGACATTTCAAAGGAGGAACAGGTAAAGAAATTGCATGAGTTGCTCGGGCCTCACATGTTGAGAAGATTGAAAGCCGACGTATTAAAAAATATGCCAAGTAAGTCGGAGTTCATCGTTCGCGTCGAATTGTCTCCCATGCAAAAGAAATATTACAAGTACATCTTGACAAGGAACTTTGAGGCATTGAATCCTAAGGGAGGTGGTCAACAAGTATCGTTATTAAAtatcatgatggatcttaagaaGTGCTGCAATCATCCTTACTTATTCCCAGCTGCCTCCCAAGAGGCACCAACCGCGCCTAACGGAAGTTACGAAACATCCGCGTTGATTAAAGCAGCTGGAAAATTGGTGCTTTTGAGCAAAATGTTGAAGAGATTGAGGGACGGTGGACACAGGGTGCTGATTTTCTCTCAAATGACGAAAATGTTGGACATTCTCGAGGATTATCTGGAAGGAGAGGGTTACAAGTATGAAAGAATCGACGGTAACATAACAGGCGCGCAGCGACAAGAGGCTATAGACAGATTCAACGCGCCTGGTGCGCAGCAATTTGTTTTCTTACTCTCTACTCGTGCCGGTGGTTTGGGTATAAACTTGGCAACTGCTGACACTGTCATCATTTACGATTCTGATTGGAACCCGCACAACGACATTCAAGCATTTAGCAGAGCTCATAGAATCGGTCAGGCGAACAAGGTCATGATCTATAGATTCGTTACTCGTAACTCCGTCGAGGAACGAGTGACGCAAGTAGCGAAACGAAAAATGATGCTTACACATTTGGTCGTTAGACCCGGAATGGGTGGGAAAGGTGCTAATTTCAGCAAACAGGAACTGGATGACATCTTACGATTCGGTACCGAAGAATTGTTTAAGGAGGAGGAAGGCAAAGAGGACGAAGCCATTCATTACGATGACAAAGCTGTCGCTGAATTGCTAGATAGAAGCAAGGAAGGTATCGAACAGAAAGAGAATTGGGCCAATGAATACTTAAGTTCCTTCAAAGTTGCGTCGTACGTGACAAAGGAAGGCGAAACTGAAGAAGAGGCAGATACGGAAATCATAAAGCAAGAAGCTGAAAATACGGATCCTGCTTACTGGATCAAATTATTGAGACACCATTATGAACAGCAGCAAGAAGATATTGCCAGAACCCTTGGAAAAG GTAAACGAGTACGTAAGCAAGTGAACTACAATGATGGTGTAGTGACCGGGGATCAGGGAACAAGAGACGATCAGCCCTGGCAGGAGAACCTGTCGGATTATAATAGCGATTTTAGCGCACCGAGCGATGACGACAAAGAGGATGATGACTTTGATGAAAAGGGCGATGGAGATTTATTATCTCGTAGAAGCAGACGAAGATTGGAGAGGAGAGACGAAAAGGATCGACCTTTGCCACCGTTGCTTGCTCGAGTGAATGGAAACATTGAA GTATTGGGCTTTAACGCCAGGCAAAGAAAAGCATTCCTCAATGCCATTATGCGTTACGGCATGCCAccgcaggatgcgttcaactctCAGTG TATATTGTCGCATTTTAGGCTGGTTCGGGATCTCCGGGGTAAATCAGAGAAGAACTTCAAGGCATACGTTTCATTATTCATGCGACATCTCTGCGAGCCAGGCGCCGACAACGCTGAGACGTTCGCGGATGGTGTACCTAGAGAGGGTCTCAGTAGACAACACGTCTTAACGAGAATTGGTGTGATGTCCTTAATCAGGAAGAAG GTTCAAGAATTCGAGCATATAAACGGATATTATTCCATGCCCGAGATGATCCGAAAACCAGTAGAACCTGTGAAACTTGAAAGCGGGGTTGAGGGAGCAACTGGAACTAGCAGTACTAGTGCGACACCGGCTACCTCGAACGCGCCTAGTCCAAGTCCTGCTGCGACTCCAACACCAACTTCTGCTCTTGGCACCGCTACTAGCGAGATCAGTAAATCGAATTCTGACGCGTCCGAATTGAAGGAATACAAAGAGGAACAGAAGGATAAGGAG ACTACCGACAGAAAGGATGTTATTAAGGAGGAACCGAAGGATTCCAAAGATGAAGAAGAGAGCAGTGTTGAAAAGGATAAGGACAAGGAGAATACTAAGAAAGAGGAGGACTCTGAGGCTGAAGGAATAGAAAAAGAGAAAGATAAGTTAGATGCAAAAGACGAAAAGTCGACAATGAAACATGACGATAAAATTGAGAATAACGAAAATAAACCTAAACCAGAATCTGAGGAAGATGTTGTTATCGTTAAAGACGATGAGGAAGACACTGAAAAACGAGAG GATAAAGACAACAAGGACAAAGATGTAAAAGACTGTGATTCAGAGGTGATAAAACCTAAACGCAAGTTCATGTTTAACATTGCCGATGGTGGATTCACGGAATTACACACGTTATGGTTAAACGAGGAGAAAGCCGCGGTACCTGGTCGTGAGTATGAAATATGGCATCGAAGACATGATTATTGGCTGTTGGCTGGTATTGTTACACATGGCTATGGTCGCTGGCAGGACATCCAGAATGATATCAG GTTTGCGATAATAAACGAACCCTTCAAAATGGATGTGGGCAAGGGTAACTtcttagaaataaaaaataaattcttggCTCGACGCTTCAAACTGTTGGAACAGGCATTAGTGATAGAGGAGCAATTGAGGAGAGCCGCGTACCTGAATTTAACGCAGGACCCAAACCATCCTGCGATGAGCCTAAATGCGAGATTTGCTGAAGTTGAGTGCCTTGCCGAATCGCATCAACATCTTAGTAAAGAGAGCCTTGCCGGCAATAAGCCAGCGAATGCTGTGTTGCATAAG GTACTAAATCAGTTAGAGGAGCTGCTGTCTGATATGAAGTCGGATGTGAGCCGCTTACCAGCAACTCTAGCTCGCATTCCACCTGTTGCTCAAAGACTTCAGATGTCCGAGAGGTCGATATTAAGTCGATTAGCAGCTACAGCACCGGGAGGTAGTAGTTCTCAGTCGGGTCAAGCGGCTTTGCTGGCACAACAGTTCCCCGCTGGCTTTTCCGGTGGACAGTTGCCAGCTACTTTCGCGGGtgcggccaattttggtaatttCAGACCGCAATACTCAGTACCGGGTCAACCGCCGCAAGGATTCACAGGTTCGTAG